The following proteins are encoded in a genomic region of Cyanobacterium sp. T60_A2020_053:
- a CDS encoding AbrB family transcriptional regulator, giving the protein MTEVATSPLSGKELLQKVKELSTVPRRERAKACGYYTEGKNGKIRVNLTDFYDAVLEAKGVPLDPERTKDGRGREATFRVSVHKNGQIVIGSSYTQKMGLQPGDEFEIKLGYKHIHLRQTGEDFDLDEVE; this is encoded by the coding sequence ATGACAGAAGTAGCAACTTCACCCTTGTCAGGAAAAGAGTTATTGCAAAAAGTAAAAGAGTTATCCACTGTTCCTCGTCGTGAAAGAGCAAAAGCCTGTGGTTATTACACCGAAGGAAAAAATGGTAAAATAAGAGTTAATTTAACCGACTTTTATGATGCAGTATTAGAAGCTAAAGGAGTACCTTTAGACCCAGAAAGAACCAAAGACGGTCGAGGAAGAGAAGCCACTTTCCGAGTTAGTGTGCATAAAAATGGTCAAATTGTTATCGGTTCTAGTTACACCCAAAAAATGGGTTTACAACCCGGAGATGAGTTTGAAATTAAGTTAGGTTATAAACATATTCATCTCAGACAAACTGGCGAAGATTTTGACCTTGATGAAGTAGAATAA
- a CDS encoding CPBP family intramembrane metalloprotease has protein sequence MIDLSHHLFSFAQWHGHGLIKIVIFLIIWGVVWLPIAIPLARLIRWHPSAPLTNSQKLTLITSLYLIAPLLAWGVMGKEGLNQIILISQASIIKSISWTYVVAIITIVIIDSLQWLMGWWQWQKPSLTWQDSLISVVSIFLVSLLVGGIEELMFRGVFVAFLRDSFPLWGVAIISSVIFALLHLVWERENSLPQLPGLFLMGLVLFYAVTLNGGNITTAIGLHGGWVFSIASLDTLNCYEYTGKVSSFWCGKKGEPLASVAGVMVLLLTVVILMNN, from the coding sequence ATGATTGATTTGTCCCACCATCTATTTTCTTTTGCTCAGTGGCATGGTCACGGACTCATTAAAATAGTGATCTTTTTGATAATATGGGGCGTAGTTTGGTTGCCTATAGCTATTCCTTTGGCAAGGTTAATTCGATGGCATCCCAGCGCCCCACTCACAAACTCACAAAAACTAACTTTAATTACCTCTCTCTATCTCATCGCCCCACTATTGGCTTGGGGGGTGATGGGTAAAGAAGGGTTAAATCAAATAATTTTAATTTCTCAAGCTAGTATTATCAAGTCTATCTCATGGACTTATGTAGTAGCTATTATTACTATTGTAATCATTGATAGCTTACAGTGGTTAATGGGATGGTGGCAGTGGCAAAAACCTTCCCTGACTTGGCAAGATAGTCTGATTAGTGTGGTTTCAATATTCTTGGTGAGTCTCTTGGTGGGGGGAATTGAGGAATTAATGTTTCGGGGTGTATTTGTGGCATTTTTACGGGATAGCTTTCCCCTGTGGGGAGTAGCGATAATATCCAGTGTAATTTTTGCCCTTTTACATCTTGTCTGGGAGAGGGAAAACTCCTTACCTCAATTGCCCGGCTTATTTTTGATGGGGTTAGTGTTATTCTATGCTGTTACTCTGAATGGTGGTAACATTACCACAGCCATTGGGCTTCATGGAGGATGGGTATTTAGTATCGCTAGTTTAGATACTTTAAACTGCTATGAATATACGGGAAAAGTGTCTTCTTTTTGGTGTGGTAAAAAAGGAGAACCTCTAGCCAGTGTTGCCGGTGTGATGGTACTTTTACTCACGGTCGTGATATTAATGAATAATTAA
- a CDS encoding AbrB family transcriptional regulator → MSKESKPLVGKELLKKVKKLGNVSREEKAIKCGYYTVTEGNQKRVSLVKFLNALMDAEGIDLDTIPSSEAKRRGRTANYRINVQSNGNLSIGKAYTDKMGLKPGDEFEVVLGRKNIHLKQVDDLED, encoded by the coding sequence ATGTCTAAAGAATCAAAACCATTAGTAGGAAAAGAGTTACTCAAAAAAGTTAAAAAACTAGGTAACGTCTCCCGAGAAGAAAAAGCGATTAAGTGCGGTTATTACACAGTAACGGAGGGAAACCAAAAGCGAGTTAGTTTGGTAAAATTCCTTAATGCGCTGATGGATGCAGAGGGAATTGATTTAGATACTATTCCTTCTAGTGAAGCAAAAAGAAGAGGAAGAACCGCTAATTATCGTATCAATGTACAATCTAACGGTAATCTTTCTATCGGCAAAGCCTATACTGATAAGATGGGTTTAAAACCGGGAGATGAATTTGAAGTAGTGTTAGGGCGCAAAAATATTCATCTTAAACAGGTTGATGATTTAGAAGATTAA